From Chryseobacterium gallinarum, one genomic window encodes:
- a CDS encoding RagB/SusD family nutrient uptake outer membrane protein yields MKTIKYFIATIAIGLLTSSCANDLNTLPDGDISGEQLNNDSSSPEKILGGIYLDLRSNGAGGTTSHSDFGIMAIKAGADLMSNDVIQSTNQHLGMFYNYEATNASNLASEIVWTTFYARIFVINKLLDDLQKDTGSKNRAIKGQLLALRAYSYFYLVRFYANDYQGHSSDPGLPLVLTSSNPSQGLPRSTVSEVYGQITRDIEESIQLLDSFARPTKAQIDQRTAKAIAAEVYLQTGNYQKAAQYAAESKEGIALMTESEYTTTGFSNINNPEVIWGFHNTISTMSIGNYYASFFSMFDNTNEGYAGAAQIRKLIDKRLYEAIPATDYRKKVFNGSQSAQYTFNGKTKNYPAYVSWKFKDPSLFEGDYIYIRASSLYYIEAEALARQGRETEARQVLFDISSKRDKAYTLSVKSGNELINEIILQKRIELWGEGYAWFDMKRLNIPLERVYTGTNHTFGRFNLTPDKFKFQIPNKEINNNPQIQQND; encoded by the coding sequence ATGAAAACAATAAAATACTTTATAGCAACCATAGCCATTGGCCTTCTTACTTCAAGCTGCGCCAATGATCTGAATACTTTGCCGGACGGGGATATTTCCGGAGAGCAATTGAATAACGATTCATCGAGCCCTGAAAAAATATTAGGAGGAATCTACCTTGATCTTCGCAGCAATGGCGCCGGAGGCACTACCTCTCACTCTGATTTTGGAATCATGGCTATAAAAGCCGGTGCAGACCTGATGTCCAATGACGTGATACAGTCTACCAACCAGCATTTGGGAATGTTTTATAATTATGAAGCAACCAATGCCAGTAATTTAGCTTCAGAGATTGTATGGACTACTTTTTATGCCAGGATATTTGTTATTAATAAATTACTTGACGATTTACAGAAAGATACGGGTTCAAAAAACAGGGCTATCAAAGGGCAATTGCTTGCGTTAAGGGCTTACTCCTATTTTTATCTGGTTCGTTTTTATGCTAATGATTACCAGGGGCATTCATCTGACCCGGGGCTTCCATTGGTTCTTACAAGCAGCAACCCTAGCCAGGGATTGCCCAGGTCCACTGTATCGGAAGTATACGGACAGATTACCAGGGATATTGAAGAATCCATCCAGCTTCTGGACAGCTTTGCACGGCCAACGAAAGCCCAGATCGATCAGAGAACAGCTAAAGCTATTGCTGCTGAGGTATATTTACAAACCGGAAACTATCAAAAAGCAGCTCAGTATGCTGCAGAAAGTAAAGAAGGCATCGCTTTGATGACTGAGAGTGAATATACCACTACCGGATTTTCCAATATCAATAACCCTGAAGTGATATGGGGCTTCCATAATACCATTTCCACCATGAGTATCGGGAATTATTATGCTTCTTTCTTCTCAATGTTTGACAATACCAATGAAGGGTATGCCGGTGCGGCACAAATCCGTAAGTTGATTGATAAACGTCTTTACGAAGCTATTCCAGCAACGGATTACCGTAAAAAGGTATTCAACGGAAGCCAGAGTGCCCAATACACATTCAACGGAAAAACTAAAAATTATCCGGCCTATGTAAGCTGGAAATTTAAGGATCCAAGCCTTTTTGAAGGAGATTATATCTACATCAGGGCTTCCTCACTGTATTATATAGAAGCTGAAGCATTGGCCAGACAAGGAAGGGAAACCGAAGCCAGACAGGTATTATTTGATATTTCGTCCAAAAGGGATAAAGCCTATACCCTGTCTGTAAAATCAGGAAACGAACTGATTAATGAAATTATCCTTCAAAAAAGAATAGAACTTTGGGGTGAAGGGTATGCATGGTTTGATATGAAGAGGTTAAATATTCCTTTAGAAAGAGTGTACACCGGAACCAATCATACTTTTGGCAGGTTTAACCTGACACCGGATAAATTTAAATTCCAGATTCCTAATAAAGAGATTAATAATAACCCACAAATCCAACAGAATGACTAG